The Diceros bicornis minor isolate mBicDic1 chromosome 18, mDicBic1.mat.cur, whole genome shotgun sequence sequence CAGCCCAGTTTGGAGACCACAGCAGAGTTAGAGTTAAGGGGCCAATCCCAGCACAtatgagaaatcaaaaaaaacCTCACAGTCAGAGGCCCAGTGGAAAAAATACTAGATGTAAAGAAACAAGATTAGGCCACTTATAAGCTGCACAACCTTGAATAACTCCTTTATAACCTCTTTGAAGAGGGAAAGggataacatttattaaatacctactatGACTCAATGTATATGTTTGTCTCATTTAACTTTTACAGTCACCGTCATGTGaggtagccccattttatagacaatgaacttgagactcagagagataaATTTGTACAAAGTGACATAGCAAGGGGACTGCAGGGGGATTTGAGCCTAGGGGTGTCTGACTTCAAAGTTGTCACCTAACAAGACACAGCTGACTCAGAGTTCAAACTCTGATTCCAAAGTCCGTGTTCTCTCAAACGTAGTACACGGACTGAGTTCTATCCTGACCAACTGTGAGGCTTAACAAGACCATGTACACAAAAGTGCTCCGCAAATCATACAAGGTATTATTGTTGGTGTTAATCAGAGCAAAGGGCTCCAGGCTGTCGCCCAAAATGTCCCTGGAAGGTCAGGCGTGGCTAGAGGTAAAAGACTTCCCAACAGTTGCCAGTCTGGGGCTAGGAGGCTGGGATGCACCCATCTCTTCTAGACTGTCAGTAAGCAGTAACAAGGAATGACGGGAATAAGATCTTTGCCTTTGACTTCCCACAGGGAGTAGTTTAAGATAGTTCATTCCACTCTCTCACAGAGTCCATCTGCTAAGATGTGAGCAAACAGGACTGTGTTAATGCATGAGCCTGACGGTCTGCATGTTGCCCCCTCACGGGGAATGGCAGGATCCTGTGTGCAGCTGGCGGGGAGCAGGCTGCACAGGAACTGTCAGCATTTGGGCTGCGTATGAGGGACTCTCTCCTGcggcctccttcccctctggcccTAGAAGGAGCACATGGACCTGGTCCTCTAGGCAGAGCACTAAGCAGCCAACCGTGAGCCAGACAAGAACCAGAGCTCACCTGACGTTAGCTTTGTCCACTCCCATCCCAAAGCTAATGGTTGCAACAATTATAGGGACCTTCTCCTCCATCCACTCGTTCTGCACCAGTGTTCTTTCAGAAGGCTTCAGCCCTATAAAGGAAGGGAAGGCGGGGAAGGAAACTTGCATTTCCCTTGGGTTTCCCTTGGGGTCTCCCTTGGTTTGACACTCTGCTGGGCAATGCATACACATCCTGAatccatcacttactagctgtacgaCCTTGGGCCAGGCACTCAACCTCACTGAGGCTGAGCTAATAAACGTAAAGACCCTAGCCCTTGTGTGGCACAGAGCACTCAATCAACGTTAgaaccaagattcaaacccaagtccCTTGGCTTCCACAGCCTATGCTATTTCCACAACACCAACATCTGGGCTTATAAAAACTCATCATCTGCTGCTGGGTGGGCAAAGGGTGAGAAAAAGAATTCAGGAGTCACAATTCTCATTTTAGACCTCATTCATGTCTACACTCCGTTATGTGGATTCAAGTGAATCACTTTAGCTCTGCGTGGGTATCTGGAAAAAGATGATGGACCATCTGATTATCCAGGATCCATAAGGAACAAGAGACCCGCTAAGGGGCCTCTGAGAGTGAAGAAGACCACATGGCCTGGGTGCTCCTTACCTGCATGGTAAGCCTTGGCATTCACGCCCCTGTAACTGAGCTCTATTGCCAGCTGTTCACAAGCCTCTCTAGTCCTGCAGTAGACAATGCCGCAGCCAGACAACAACTGAATGGGGTGACACAGAAGAAAATCAGCATTGGGAAGCACAAGACAGTCAGCCCATTATACTGTGGCCTGCTTTAAAAGAAGCTCTGCAATCTTCCTCTCATCAGCCTCACAGTCTCCTCTAAGGCAGGATACCCAAGAGGGCTCTGCCACTTTCCAACACAGCAGGACCAAAGCAGCTCAAAACCCAACCTACCtaactcctctgcctcctcccttcaAACCTTGGATAGGTCTGCAAAGGCCACCCTCAGCGGGGCCGGCTGCTTGCCTCCCGCAAAAGGATTCCAGGACAAGGGAACCCCAGTAAGGGGAACAGTGCCAGGAAACCAAAGGAACAACCCTCTGTGCACGAGTTTTAAGAAGCTACAGCTAGTTCTGGTTGAAGAAGCTGAAAAAAACAAAGGTCTTAGAAAACCAATATCCATCTCTATGCTCCAGATAGCACCCCACTGCTCCAGGTGCATCTTGGCCCCTCCATCCTCAGAGCTCTCACCCCTTTATCAGCCTTCTGTCCAAGAGCCTTAAGGCAGAAGTCCCTCAGGTTCCCATAGGGATCAGAAAGCAATTCCTTAAACTGCACGTCATAGAAGAGGTTGGCCCGGAAGCAGGGAGTCTTGAAGATGGCAACTGGTTGCTTCAGGTGCAAGGCAGCAAACACATCCTCTTGGACCTGTGGGGTGGCTGTGGCGGTCAGAGCTACACATGGGGCATGTGCCAGGCGGGAGCGCAGGGCACCCAGGCGCAAATAGTCAGGACGGAAGTCATGCCCCCACTGGGAAACACAATGAGCTTCGTCCACCACCAGGTAGGAGAGCAGGTGGCGGGACACCAGGGAGTTCAGGGTGGGCTGGAAGGAGGCTGAAGCCGCCATCTCTGGCGTGATGTACAGAAGTTTGGTCCGGGGCTTTTCTTGCTCCAGGTCAGAGAGCAGCTCGttcttctcctgtgctgagagtTTCGAGTTCAGAGAACTCACTCGTACCTTCAGGGCCAGCAAGTGATCCACCTGGTCCTGAGGGCAGAAGAAGGAGAGGCCACAGAGGGGAGTATAACTGGCCCTCAGGACTCAATGGTAAATGTCATTGCGACTCCCTGGGGTATTTTCCAGTCATAAAAcatcctcctcccaccctccaatATGTCTTCTCTTTGCAGATAAGAAGTACAGATGGTGAAGTAGTTGAGAGGACAGGCTCTGCAGCCAACAGAACTAGATTTAATCCCAGCTCACCTAATCGCAACAGGCTCTTTGGCTGGTTCTTAACTTTAACCTTTCAATTTTCTCAccttctttctctctatatatcatAAAAATAGTAACTACCTAATaggattgttgtaagaattaaataaaattttacatctCCAAGGTGAAACTAAcgcacataaagcacttagcacaaagCCTGACATCTAGTGAACACTCATTAAGCATTGTTATTgttgctccctctctctctttcttcatggCAGATGGCTCTTAACCACACAGCCATACTTCCTCATTTCTGATTCTATCAGCCCATCTGCAGGCCTTAAATATAGTCAGAAGTGCAGAGCAGATATTAATGCATCCCAACCAGTTTCTCATCTTTTTTCTGTCTCACAGCCGTGCCCTTACCAGAACAAAGCAAGATACCAGGGATGCCCCCATATCAATTTAGCTGTTTATCTATCTGATCTTCTGTCCTGTCAAGAGTGCACACATGTGTACacatgagtgagtgtgtgtgtatatacagatACAGTTCCATATTCCTCTGAACAAAAAGTTACAAAGAAGAGTGAGAGATCTCAGGCCATCAAAACCCAGAAGACTCATTTACAACCTACCAGCGTGATATGCACTAATGGAGAACCCCACATTTGGGCAATTCAGAAACCcaatatagagagagagacaggcaaatcaaagaaaataagaggggaaaaaaaaaaaaagaaagaaaaagtaaaatttccaGCTATAAAAAAACCTTCCCCTAAACTTTTTGGGCTACTATCTTCATTTCTCTAAGCCTCACCTGAATCAAAGCGATGAGAGGAGAGATTACGATGGTGATGCCTTTGGCCAACAGAGCAGGGAGTTGATAGCAGAGGGATTTTCCTGCCCCTGTGGGCATGCACACAAAGACATCCTTGTCACCTGCAAAAATACAAGACAACATCTCAATgccttttatctttttccttcatCAAAGCCgttgaaaattaaatgataatgtAGGAAAAGCACCTGGCAGAGTGTCTGGCATATGGGAGGTTCTCAATGTAACGTTAATTTCCTTCTCATCCTTTCTATGAAAAGGGCAGGGATCCAGGGAGATTTGGAAATGTGCACAAACCATTTCTGATAAAGGCAATAACAACTACAAGGTTAAGAAGTCTGAGTCGGCTGGGATACGGATGATTAAACTAAACAGCCATTGAAACCTGACTATTTCTAGACGAGTGGGCATATCTGTGTAGACATGGAAGCAACATCACTTAGAGGTCTTCGGTTTATAAATGTTATAATGTAATTAAGATTACACTGCTGCTTCCTTCTTGACAACTTCCATTTGTCCCCATATCTTAggtttataatattattactCCTTCCTTCCCTATTTGGGACCCAGGGTACTCAATCTTCAACAAGGGGATTACCTAGAAAGTCAGTGACTAGGTCAGGCAATTCCTGCCAACCCCACTACTGCCTACACACAAATGAACAAGAATGGGAACCTATGAACTGGTGTCAAAAACAATCTGTAGCTCCGGCCATGAAATGTAAGAACCAGAACAGATGGGAGGTTCTGCCAATAAAACTGCAAGCTTTGGGTGACAAGCCTACAAGATTTCCAAAACCAATTATGGACCAATGGCAGGGAGGTAGGAAGGGTCAGAAGTAGGGTATTCTGCAGCAGTGCTAAGGTAGAGCCAGCACAAATGTAAACACAGGTAGTTTGGCAATGTTACCTTTCACTACAGCCATGGTTGCACTCTCCTGTAAAGGCGTCTTAAAAGAGTCAAACCCAAAGACCTTCTTCAACGTGCTCCGGACTCGACGGTCAGCGCCAAAAGGAGAGGAAGGGTGGGTGCTCATCTTAGCGACAGACAGTGGCCAAAGGTTAAGGCAAAGGTGATGATCCTATGGTTGCCAAAAGAACCCTCTGCTCTGCTTGTAAAatacagtttatttttctctctgagtATAAATTCGCTTTATTACACTCAAGCAACATATTATTTTCAAGCAATACAGCTCCAGGTGAATTACCTCAAGCAATATATTCCTGTCTAATTAACATCTCCACTTTTATGCtcagtgaaaataaaaacattgaacTATCCCAGGCCACATTTTAGCACAGTTAGAAATTAGATCACGAGAAGAAACACAAACGCCTTTGGAATAGTTCGGAGAAGGTGCAACTGTTTTTCTAAGAGCCACCTTCTGCTCCTTCTATAAGCGCAGCCATGACGACCATTCTTCCCCCCAGGACCCCGACCCTTTcttcccacctcctggaggagagctcttcccttttcctcctctgagcctcagattcgctcttttctccctttcccagCCGAAGCCTCCCTCTCTTCACCCCAAGAAATCAGAGCCGGCCGTGAGCAGCCCAGGAGCGAAGGGCTCTCTCCGGGCCGCTGCTGCCCCCTGGCCCGAGAACTACTCGAAGACCTCCGTATGCCACCCCCAAATCTGAGAAGCAAAACCGCTAGGAATTTAGCGTCAGGTAAAACCCACACAACCTTGTATCCGTCGGGCAGTGATGACGTTACTCTAGCGCTGGCACGAGGGGCGGGGCCAGACCCAGAAATGGCCGTTTTGATTGGTTCCTGTCTGGAACAGACGCGGGGTCTCCTGGGATCCGGAAGAAGTGGCTTTTCCGCACGGAAGTCGACTTCTTGGAGTCATAGGAGTGAGCCACGCCGGGACTGTGGGTGTAAGATGGCGGGGAAGAAGAATGTTCTGTCGTCTCTGGCAGTTTACGCTGAAGATTCAGAGCCCGAGTCCGACGGCGAGGCTGGAGTCGAAACGGCAGGCAGCGCGGCTGGTGAGGCCCGAGTAGGGAGCTGGAAGGGGAGAATCAGGTGTCTGCTTGGAACGTTGCTCCTCTGGCAGGGCGGGAGGGAAAGAGATGGTCATTGTGCCCCAAATATGGGGCCCCGGAGCCGCGAAGCGCGATCGGGGTCCTGGGTGGGTCAGAGGGTAGACGCTTTGTAGTAAGAATGGACTGTCTCCTTCCGTCGATTGATTATTCTGCCGAAACTCACTGAAAGTCGTCTCCGTGCCGAGCATCGTGCTGGGCAGAGAGATGGACGAAAGGTAGAGAGGATCCAAAGCTACTGAACCACTACCTATTCCTCCGGGCTCGTTGTTTGATGGGGGAGCGATGAGTAAAACGTACGTGAAGGGTGATAAAGGTTGTATCTTGTTAAATTTGTAGCTTTTAATTAGGAATGTGCCCTAGACGCATCtcggagcttttaaaaatacatatatatctggTCTCCACTGCGAGAGAGTCTAATTCCGTAGATCTGGGGTAGGATCTGGGCATTTTGATGTTTTTAGGGCTCCTCGGTGATTCCATTACTTTGTGAGTTAAAGGCCATCAGTGATTTTGTTGCCTTACTTTGGTTGGGAATCACAATGTTAGGAAATGGGAACAGATTTCCTTGAGATCATAGACAGGGAGCAAGTTACCTAACATTCcgggccttggttttctcatctggaaagtgaGGGGGAATTAGACTAGGTTAGCTACTCTGTTTTGTGTGGTCTGTTTCAGTCAAGAGGTTCTCTCGTGGTTTCCCAGTAATTTGTAGTGTTTggggttttgttgtttgtttggtttgttttaagCATAGAAAAAGATTATGCTTCTCAAGTAGGTGTGATTGGGAACCCTTTGGAGTGCCCCCTGTTCAAGATCCTGTTCCTAGGGGAGGACACACAAAAATGAGGAAGACAGAGTCCTTGTCTTGTATGAGAAGACAGGTTTACTGGTGCCTATGATACAAGGTAGAGATATGCATATGAAAAGAGGTGCTTAAACAACATGTTATAATAGTTCAGAGAAGAGAAGGCTTCAATTGGCATAATATGTGGATTGGAAGCATTAGAAATAGAGTTTAGTACTTGGTTTTCTTCCATGTTCTTTTAATGATTTTGTACACTGAATTGTGGCCTTCCCAAAGGCAGAATCTGGGCCTACGATTCCTTACATGAGATTTAGGCTCCCCTTTTATCTTCAGAGATGGTTCTGGCTGCTCAAATCACTGAAGAGTTTTCTTGCGTTTTTTTTCCCAATtcatacctttttcttttttccctctgttttagAAGAGAAAGGTGGATTGGTGTCTGAAGCCTATGGAGAGGATGACTTTTCTCGCCTCGGGGGTGATGAAGAAGGTTATGAAGAAGAAGAGGATGAGAACAGCAAACAGTCGGTACGTAAATCTGTTCCCAAGTCCAGAACTGCTCAGGGCACCGTTTCATTTGTCAGAAACCAGAACTGTACCAACAGTGTTCCATTTCATGCCTAACTTCACATCCGTATTCCACACCCCCTACCCTCCCTGCTTTCGTTTGGTTTCAGTTGAGGAAACTAGGTTGGACGTCAGTACTTCTGTTTGAAAATCAAGCTTGTTTTCACCTGGAACACTTTGTATTAACTTTAGAATTGAAATGTGGGGAAAAAAGATGGTGGATTAGTTTATTTAACCCAGATATTAACGTTGGTTTTCCCTGTTTAGATAATTTATTCCGTTTGTAACAGTGCATTCGTCCTAATTGACCTATCATTTGTATC is a genomic window containing:
- the RECQL5 gene encoding ATP-dependent DNA helicase Q5 isoform X3, with product MSTHPSSPFGADRRVRSTLKKVFGFDSFKTPLQESATMAVVKGDKDVFVCMPTGAGKSLCYQLPALLAKGITIVISPLIALIQDQVDHLLALKVRVSSLNSKLSAQEKNELLSDLEQEKPRTKLLYITPEMAASASFQPTLNSLVSRHLLSYLVVDEAHCVSQWGHDFRPDYLRLGALRSRLAHAPCVALTATATPQVQEDVFAALHLKQPVAIFKTPCFRANLFYDVQFKELLSDPYGNLRDFCLKALGQKADKGLLSGCGIVYCRTREACEQLAIELSYRGVNAKAYHAGLKPSERTLVQNEWMEEKVPIIVATISFGMGVDKANVRFVAHWNIAKSMAGYYQESGRAGRDGKPSWCRLYYSRHDRDQVSFLIRKEVAKLQEKRGNKASDKAAIVAFDALVTFCEELGELGIQSPLHKVPLIGLLLFGLGAPRASSSRVQAVLYPDARKSHGH
- the RECQL5 gene encoding ATP-dependent DNA helicase Q5 isoform X2, yielding MSTHPSSPFGADRRVRSTLKKVFGFDSFKTPLQESATMAVVKGDKDVFVCMPTGAGKSLCYQLPALLAKGITIVISPLIALIQDQVDHLLALKVRVSSLNSKLSAQEKNELLSDLEQEKPRTKLLYITPEMAASASFQPTLNSLVSRHLLSYLVVDEAHCVSQWGHDFRPDYLRLGALRSRLAHAPCVALTATATPQVQEDVFAALHLKQPVAIFKTPCFRANLFYDVQFKELLSDPYGNLRDFCLKALGQKADKGLLSGCGIVYCRTREACEQLAIELSYRGVNAKAYHAGLKPSERTLVQNEWMEEKVPIIVATISFGMGVDKANVRFVAHWNIAKSMAGYYQESGRAGRDGKPSWCRLYYSRHDRDQVSFLIRKEVAKLQEKRGNKASDKAAIVAFDALVTFCEELGELGIQSPLHKVPLIGLLLFGLGAPRASSSRVQAVLYPGAATLPLPSTSGMCPPPAPKAVTTARTLQLCGSS